A section of the Rhizobium sp. Pop5 genome encodes:
- a CDS encoding chromosome segregation SMC family protein — protein MKFNKLRLVGFKSFVEPTEFIIERGLTGVVGPNGCGKSNLVEALRWVMGENSYKNMRASGMDDVIFSGSGNRPARNTAEVALYLDNGERTAPAAFNDSDEIQVTRRIEREQGSLYRINGKESRAKDVQLLFADASTGARSPSMVGQGRIGELIQAKPQARRQLLEEAAGISGLHSRRHEAELRLRAAETNLERLDDVTSQLESQIESLKRQARQANRFKTLSADIRAREAMLLHIRWVQAKEAEAEADSALNQATSIVAEKAQLQMEAARNQGIASLKLPELREGEARAAAALQRLQIARSQLEEDAGRILRRRDELTRRLAQLAEDIRREERLVADNAVILARLDAEEAEIAEILADSGRHAEETREAFDGAAAKLADSERIFTALTAERAEAAAGRNQLERAIRDLADRRMRLERQMDEANQELSAIGGKIAGLADPDEKRANVEAGEIALADAEAAVQAVEQALATARQTEALSRAPVDQARSALNALETEARTISRMLAAGAAAGKFPPVAEELKVDRGFEIALGAALGDDLESPLDAEAPAHWSDNGDGAGDPALPSGVTPLLDCVRAPAALTRRLRQIGLVAEGEAQSLMAALKPGQRLVTKEGAVYRWDGHVTGVDAPSAAALRLAQKNRLAELEGEAVLARDVLVEAEERQATAAEAIREQERRLAEAREMSRLSARHLAEAREALVAAERASGDLIRRRDVVSEAASQLRAQLEEIAVQEENARIELEDAPDLTEIDERLRFQQVEVATDRGALAESRARHESLARENEARQRRIVAIGQERETWRQRAASGEDHVVTLREREEEAREEAAELEMAPDEFDDKRRALLSELQKAEEARRQAGDLLAEAERIQREADHSAATALSELAECRERRGRAEERLVSAREKRQESESRIREVLNVAPHDALQLTGRPTMQALPDPREVERELERLRIERERLGAVNLRADEEQKELSEKLEALIKERDDVIDAIRKLRGAIQSLNREGRERLVAAFDIVNAQFQRLFTHLFGGGTAELQLIESDDPLEAGLEILARPPGKKPQTMTLLSGGEQALTAMALIFAVFLTNPAPICVLDEVDAPLDDHNVERYCNLMDEMAASTETRFVIITHNPITMARMNRLFGVTMAEQGVSTLVSVDLQTAERLREIA, from the coding sequence ATGAAGTTCAACAAGCTGCGTCTGGTCGGCTTCAAATCCTTCGTCGAGCCGACGGAATTCATCATCGAGCGGGGGTTGACCGGCGTCGTCGGGCCGAATGGCTGCGGCAAGTCGAACCTCGTCGAGGCGCTGCGCTGGGTGATGGGCGAGAATTCCTACAAGAACATGCGCGCCTCCGGCATGGACGACGTGATCTTTTCCGGTTCGGGAAACCGCCCGGCGCGCAACACCGCCGAAGTGGCGCTCTATCTCGACAATGGCGAACGCACCGCGCCTGCCGCCTTCAACGACAGCGACGAGATCCAGGTCACCCGTCGCATCGAGCGTGAGCAGGGCTCGCTCTATCGCATCAATGGCAAGGAAAGCCGCGCCAAGGATGTGCAGCTGCTCTTTGCCGACGCCTCCACCGGCGCGCGTTCGCCCTCGATGGTTGGCCAGGGCCGCATCGGTGAGCTGATCCAGGCCAAGCCGCAGGCCCGCCGCCAGCTGCTGGAAGAGGCGGCCGGCATTTCAGGCCTGCATTCGCGCCGCCACGAGGCTGAACTGCGCCTGCGCGCCGCCGAAACCAATCTCGAGCGCCTCGACGACGTCACCTCGCAGCTCGAAAGTCAGATCGAGAGCCTGAAACGCCAGGCTCGGCAGGCAAACCGCTTCAAGACACTGTCTGCCGATATCCGCGCCCGCGAAGCGATGCTCCTGCATATCCGCTGGGTGCAGGCCAAGGAGGCTGAAGCCGAAGCCGACAGCGCGCTCAACCAGGCGACATCAATCGTCGCCGAAAAGGCGCAGCTGCAGATGGAGGCAGCCAGGAACCAAGGTATCGCCAGCTTGAAGCTGCCGGAACTGCGCGAAGGCGAGGCCCGTGCGGCGGCCGCCCTGCAGCGCCTGCAGATCGCAAGAAGCCAACTGGAAGAGGATGCCGGCCGCATCCTGCGCCGCCGCGACGAGCTGACGCGCCGTCTCGCCCAGCTCGCCGAGGATATCCGCCGTGAAGAGAGGTTGGTGGCCGACAACGCGGTCATCCTGGCGAGGCTCGATGCCGAAGAGGCGGAGATCGCAGAAATCCTCGCCGATTCCGGTCGTCATGCCGAGGAGACCCGTGAGGCTTTCGATGGAGCGGCGGCCAAACTTGCCGACAGCGAGCGCATCTTCACCGCCTTGACCGCCGAGCGTGCCGAGGCGGCAGCCGGCCGCAACCAGCTGGAACGCGCCATCCGCGATCTCGCCGACCGCCGGATGCGCCTCGAGCGCCAGATGGATGAGGCAAACCAGGAATTATCAGCGATTGGCGGGAAGATCGCCGGTCTGGCCGATCCCGATGAGAAGCGTGCGAATGTCGAGGCCGGCGAGATCGCGCTCGCCGACGCCGAGGCTGCGGTCCAGGCGGTCGAGCAGGCACTGGCCACAGCACGCCAGACCGAGGCACTGTCTCGCGCTCCAGTCGATCAGGCGCGTTCCGCGCTGAATGCGCTGGAGACCGAAGCCCGGACCATTTCCCGCATGCTCGCCGCCGGTGCCGCGGCCGGAAAATTTCCGCCTGTTGCCGAAGAGCTGAAGGTCGATCGCGGCTTCGAAATCGCTCTTGGCGCCGCGCTCGGCGACGATCTGGAATCGCCGCTCGACGCCGAGGCGCCGGCTCATTGGTCGGACAATGGCGACGGCGCCGGCGACCCGGCGCTTCCTTCGGGCGTAACGCCGCTGCTCGACTGTGTTCGCGCCCCTGCGGCGCTGACCCGCCGCCTGCGCCAGATCGGCCTGGTCGCGGAAGGGGAAGCGCAATCTTTGATGGCGGCGCTGAAGCCCGGCCAGCGGCTGGTGACGAAAGAGGGCGCCGTTTATCGCTGGGACGGCCATGTCACCGGCGTCGACGCCCCGAGTGCTGCGGCACTGCGTCTTGCCCAGAAGAACCGCCTGGCCGAACTCGAAGGCGAAGCGGTCCTTGCCCGTGACGTTCTCGTTGAAGCGGAGGAGCGGCAGGCGACGGCCGCCGAGGCAATCCGCGAGCAAGAGCGCCGGCTTGCCGAGGCGCGCGAGATGAGCCGCCTCTCTGCGCGTCATCTCGCTGAAGCGCGCGAGGCGCTTGTCGCTGCCGAACGCGCCTCCGGTGACCTGATCCGCCGCCGCGATGTCGTGAGCGAAGCGGCCAGCCAGCTACGCGCGCAACTGGAGGAAATCGCTGTCCAGGAAGAAAATGCCCGCATCGAGCTGGAGGACGCGCCCGATCTGACCGAGATCGACGAACGGCTGCGTTTCCAGCAGGTGGAAGTTGCAACCGATCGCGGCGCGCTGGCCGAGAGCCGCGCCCGCCATGAGAGCCTTGCCAGAGAAAACGAAGCCCGGCAGCGCCGTATCGTCGCGATCGGGCAGGAGCGCGAAACCTGGCGTCAGCGGGCGGCGAGCGGCGAAGATCATGTCGTGACGCTGCGCGAGCGCGAAGAAGAAGCGCGCGAAGAGGCGGCCGAGCTGGAAATGGCGCCGGATGAATTCGACGATAAGCGCCGCGCTCTGCTGAGTGAATTACAGAAGGCGGAGGAGGCGCGGCGCCAGGCAGGAGATCTTCTGGCCGAAGCCGAGCGAATCCAGCGCGAGGCCGACCATAGCGCGGCGACAGCGCTTTCCGAACTTGCCGAATGCCGCGAACGCCGCGGCCGTGCCGAGGAGCGCCTGGTCTCCGCCCGCGAGAAGCGGCAGGAAAGCGAAAGCCGTATCCGTGAAGTCCTGAACGTCGCCCCGCATGACGCGCTGCAACTGACCGGGCGCCCGACCATGCAGGCTCTTCCCGATCCGCGCGAGGTCGAGCGCGAGCTGGAACGCCTGAGGATCGAGCGCGAGCGGCTCGGCGCCGTGAACCTGCGCGCCGACGAGGAGCAGAAGGAACTGAGCGAAAAGCTCGAAGCGCTGATCAAGGAGCGCGACGACGTCATCGATGCGATCCGCAAACTGCGCGGCGCGATCCAGAGCCTCAACCGCGAGGGCCGCGAGCGCCTGGTCGCGGCCTTTGATATCGTCAACGCCCAGTTCCAGCGTCTGTTCACTCACCTCTTCGGCGGCGGCACAGCCGAGCTGCAACTGATCGAATCCGACGATCCGCTGGAAGCCGGCCTTGAAATTCTCGCCCGCCCGCCCGGCAAGAAGCCGCAGACCATGACGCTGCTTTCGGGTGGCGAGCAGGCGCTGACGGCCATGGCGCTGATCTTCGCCGTCTTCCTCACCAATCCGGCGCCGATCTGCGTGCTCGACGAAGTGGACGCACCGCTCGACGACCACAATGTCGAGCGCTACTGCAATTTGATGGACGAGATGGCGGCTTCCACCGAAACCCGCTTCGTCATCATCACCCACAATCCCATCACCATGGCCCGGATGAACCGCCTCTTCGGAGTCACCATGGCCGAGCAGGGCGTCTCCACCCTCGTCTCCGTCGACCTGCAGACGGCCGAGCGCCTGCGCGAAATTGCATAA
- the ppdK gene encoding pyruvate, phosphate dikinase — protein sequence MTKWVYTFGDGQAEGRARDQEILGGKGANLAEMCSLGLPVPPGLTIVSDACHTYYKNGRHIDDALKTQVRAGISAIEAITGRHFGSVSQPLLLSVRSGARVSMPGMMDTVLNLGLNDETVQALGHDAGDARFAWDSYRRFIQMYADVVMGLGNDAFEEILEDEKAKLGHEFDTELSAAEWQHIVFLYKRLIEEELGQEFPQDPEVQLWGAVGAVFSSWMSARALTYRQLHNIPEAWGTAVNIQAMVFGNLGNSSATGVAFTRNPSTGEKALYGEFLVNAQGEDVVAGIRTPQSITEEGRLSSGSDKPSMEKLMPEAFHELCRICSELEIHYRDMQDIEFTIERGKLWMLQTRSGKRSTRAAMKIAVDMVDEGVITEEEAVLRIEPSSLDQLLHPTIDPRVNRQVIGTGLPASPGAATGAIVFTAEEAVEAEAEGRKVILLRVETSPEDIHGMHAAEGILTTRGGMTSHAAVVARGMGIPCVVGAGTMRIDQRNERLLGIGVTLKKGDIITIDGSAGQVLKGEVPMIQPELSGDFGRIMGWADRARRMTVRTNADTPADARAARSFGAEGIGLCRTEHMFFEGERIHVMREMILAEDEKGRRLALDKLLPMQRSDFTGLFTVMHGLPVTIRLLDPPLHEFLPKTDDEVAEVAFAMGMEALALRQRVDALHEFNPMLGHRGCRLAISYPEIVEMQARAIFEAAVAAAHETGAAVVPEIMVPLVGLRSELDYVKARIDAVAGNVMSEAGMKIDYLVGTMIELPRAALRAHVIAEAAEFFSFGTNDLTQTTFGISRDDASAFIPTYQRKGIIEHDPFISLDFDGVGELISIAAERGRRTRNDMKLGICGEHGGDPASIRFCETIGLDYVSCSPFRVPIARLAAAQAVISENR from the coding sequence ATGACCAAGTGGGTCTATACGTTCGGCGACGGGCAGGCTGAAGGCCGGGCGCGCGATCAGGAGATTCTGGGCGGCAAGGGCGCCAATCTCGCTGAAATGTGCAGCCTCGGGCTTCCGGTGCCTCCGGGGCTGACGATCGTCAGCGATGCCTGCCACACCTATTACAAGAACGGCCGCCATATTGACGACGCGCTGAAGACGCAGGTGCGCGCCGGCATTTCGGCGATCGAGGCGATCACCGGCCGCCACTTCGGTTCCGTCAGCCAGCCGTTGCTGCTCTCCGTTCGCTCCGGCGCTCGTGTTTCCATGCCCGGCATGATGGACACGGTGCTCAATCTCGGCCTCAACGACGAGACGGTGCAGGCGCTCGGCCACGATGCCGGCGACGCGCGTTTTGCCTGGGACAGCTACCGCCGTTTCATCCAGATGTATGCCGATGTCGTCATGGGCCTTGGCAACGATGCTTTCGAGGAAATACTGGAAGACGAGAAGGCCAAGCTCGGCCATGAATTCGATACCGAACTCAGCGCCGCCGAGTGGCAGCATATCGTCTTCCTCTACAAAAGGCTGATCGAGGAGGAGCTGGGCCAGGAATTCCCGCAAGATCCCGAAGTCCAGCTCTGGGGCGCGGTCGGAGCAGTCTTTTCCAGCTGGATGAGCGCGCGTGCGCTCACCTACCGCCAGCTTCACAATATTCCGGAAGCTTGGGGAACGGCGGTCAACATCCAGGCCATGGTTTTCGGCAATCTCGGCAACAGCTCGGCCACTGGCGTCGCCTTCACCCGCAACCCCTCGACCGGCGAGAAGGCGCTCTACGGAGAATTCCTCGTCAATGCCCAGGGAGAGGATGTCGTTGCCGGCATCCGCACGCCGCAGAGCATCACCGAGGAGGGGCGGCTTTCCTCTGGCTCCGACAAACCCTCGATGGAAAAGCTGATGCCGGAGGCTTTCCATGAGCTTTGCCGCATCTGCAGCGAGCTCGAAATCCATTACCGCGACATGCAGGACATCGAATTCACCATCGAGCGAGGCAAGCTCTGGATGCTGCAGACCCGCTCCGGCAAACGCTCGACCCGCGCGGCGATGAAGATCGCCGTCGATATGGTCGATGAGGGCGTGATCACCGAGGAGGAGGCGGTGCTGCGCATCGAACCATCAAGCCTCGATCAGCTCTTGCACCCGACGATCGATCCGCGCGTCAACCGCCAGGTGATCGGCACCGGGCTTCCTGCTTCGCCGGGGGCTGCAACCGGCGCCATCGTCTTCACCGCCGAGGAGGCCGTCGAGGCTGAGGCGGAGGGCCGCAAGGTCATCCTGCTTCGCGTCGAGACCAGTCCGGAGGATATTCACGGCATGCATGCCGCCGAAGGCATCCTCACCACCCGTGGCGGAATGACCAGCCATGCGGCGGTCGTCGCCCGCGGCATGGGCATCCCCTGCGTCGTCGGTGCCGGCACCATGCGTATCGATCAACGCAATGAGCGGCTGCTCGGCATCGGCGTGACGCTCAAGAAGGGCGATATCATCACTATCGATGGTTCGGCCGGCCAGGTGCTGAAGGGCGAAGTGCCGATGATCCAGCCGGAATTGTCGGGTGATTTCGGCCGGATCATGGGTTGGGCCGACCGCGCCAGGCGCATGACAGTGCGCACCAATGCCGATACGCCGGCCGATGCGCGCGCCGCCCGCTCCTTCGGTGCCGAGGGCATCGGCCTTTGCCGCACCGAGCACATGTTCTTCGAGGGTGAGCGCATCCATGTCATGCGCGAGATGATCCTGGCCGAGGACGAGAAGGGCAGGCGGCTGGCGCTCGACAAGCTTCTGCCGATGCAGCGCTCCGATTTTACCGGCCTCTTCACCGTCATGCACGGCCTGCCGGTGACGATCCGCCTGCTCGACCCGCCGTTGCACGAATTCCTGCCGAAGACCGACGACGAGGTTGCGGAGGTCGCCTTCGCCATGGGCATGGAGGCGCTCGCGCTGCGCCAGCGCGTCGATGCGCTGCACGAGTTCAACCCGATGCTCGGCCACCGCGGCTGTCGGCTGGCGATCTCCTATCCCGAGATCGTCGAGATGCAGGCGCGCGCCATCTTCGAGGCGGCGGTTGCCGCAGCGCACGAAACCGGGGCGGCCGTCGTGCCGGAGATCATGGTTCCTCTCGTCGGCCTGCGCTCAGAGCTCGATTACGTCAAGGCGCGCATCGATGCCGTTGCCGGCAATGTCATGAGCGAGGCCGGCATGAAGATCGACTATCTCGTCGGCACGATGATCGAGCTGCCGCGTGCGGCGTTGCGCGCCCATGTGATCGCCGAAGCCGCCGAATTCTTCTCCTTCGGCACCAACGACCTGACGCAGACCACTTTCGGCATCTCACGTGACGACGCCTCGGCCTTCATCCCCACCTATCAGCGCAAGGGCATCATCGAGCACGATCCGTTCATCTCGCTGGATTTCGACGGGGTAGGGGAACTGATCAGCATCGCCGCCGAACGCGGCAGGCGCACCCGCAACGACATGAAGCTCGGCATCTGCGGTGAACATGGCGGCGACCCCGCCTCGATCCGCTTCTGCGAGACGATCGGCCTCGACTACGTCTCGTGCTCGCCGTTCCGTGTGCCGATCGCTAGGCTCGCGGCCGCACAGGCGGTCATTTCAGAAAACCGCTGA
- a CDS encoding DUF1499 domain-containing protein: MAIRFDRPVSSAARSSRLIGAFSLVLALAVLIAHRFGGLATPYLVLLLIAAAGCALLAALLAAIGLRSLWMTGAEGGLAALAALIYAAFPLAIGALAAERYLTLPDIYDVSTDPVSAPDWLSTPKSDQIWLKRNLQVTPEDREKQLAAYPELTGRRYEGALDRVLEAVRKVAKQSGFTITRSSGDTEPGRDPEDKPLKPQPGDDAVADAPDIIPVPTPRPYDDDVAKLIRGANGVTLQGTNRTLILGLRFDIVIRLREEAETTFVDIRVASRYGQHDLGFSAAIADDYLKALDAELLGIAGG; the protein is encoded by the coding sequence ATGGCCATCCGCTTCGACCGTCCCGTTTCCAGTGCCGCCCGCTCTTCGCGGCTGATTGGGGCGTTTTCGCTGGTACTGGCGCTGGCTGTGCTGATCGCCCATCGCTTCGGCGGACTCGCCACCCCCTATCTGGTGCTGCTGCTGATTGCCGCCGCCGGCTGTGCGCTTCTTGCCGCCCTCCTAGCCGCAATCGGGCTGCGCAGCCTCTGGATGACCGGGGCGGAAGGCGGATTGGCGGCGCTCGCGGCGCTGATCTACGCCGCCTTTCCGCTGGCGATCGGCGCGCTCGCCGCCGAGCGTTACCTCACGCTGCCTGATATCTACGACGTCTCCACCGATCCCGTCTCCGCGCCCGACTGGCTTTCCACCCCGAAATCAGACCAGATCTGGTTGAAGCGTAATCTTCAGGTGACGCCCGAGGATCGCGAAAAGCAGCTGGCGGCCTATCCCGAGCTGACCGGCCGGCGCTATGAGGGCGCGCTCGACCGCGTGCTGGAAGCGGTGCGCAAGGTCGCCAAGCAGAGCGGCTTCACGATCACGCGGAGCAGCGGCGATACCGAGCCGGGGCGCGATCCCGAGGACAAGCCGCTAAAGCCGCAGCCGGGCGACGATGCGGTGGCCGATGCGCCCGATATCATCCCGGTGCCGACGCCGCGCCCCTATGACGACGATGTCGCCAAGCTTATCCGCGGCGCCAATGGTGTGACGCTGCAGGGCACCAACCGCACGCTCATTCTCGGCCTGCGCTTCGATATTGTCATTCGCCTGCGCGAAGAGGCCGAAACCACCTTCGTCGATATCCGCGTCGCCTCGCGCTACGGCCAGCACGACCTCGGCTTCAGCGCGGCAATCGCCGATGACTACCTGAAGGCGCTGGATGCCGAACTGCTCGGGATCGCGGGTGGGTGA
- a CDS encoding YafY family protein, whose protein sequence is MRKADRLFQIIQILRRSSRPVTSSELADELEVARRTVYRDIAHLIAQRVPIEGEAGFGYVLDPRYDMPPLMLTPEEIEAVVLGVQMVAKLNDPAIHNAASDVMAKITSVMPQELLPYIAQPAVGIKPDEVGGNVTVDTRPLRLAIREGRKLELDYRAADGAVTSRIVCPVLLGYDDTHSLLIAWCQSKQAFRHFRTERILKVEILGESIGISRSKLRQQWQQWRDGEMRKSRGVR, encoded by the coding sequence ATGCGAAAAGCAGACCGGCTTTTTCAGATCATCCAGATTCTTCGACGGTCGAGCCGTCCAGTGACCTCGTCCGAGCTGGCGGATGAACTCGAGGTCGCGCGGCGGACCGTCTATCGCGACATCGCACATCTGATTGCCCAGCGTGTTCCGATCGAAGGCGAAGCGGGGTTCGGCTATGTCCTCGATCCGCGATACGACATGCCGCCGCTCATGCTGACGCCTGAGGAGATCGAGGCCGTCGTGCTCGGCGTTCAAATGGTGGCGAAGCTGAATGATCCGGCCATCCACAATGCTGCCAGCGATGTCATGGCCAAGATCACGTCGGTCATGCCGCAGGAGCTGCTTCCCTATATTGCCCAGCCTGCGGTCGGCATCAAACCGGATGAGGTCGGCGGCAATGTCACGGTCGATACGCGTCCGCTCAGGCTGGCGATCAGGGAAGGCCGCAAGCTTGAACTCGACTATCGCGCGGCGGATGGAGCGGTCACCAGCCGCATCGTCTGTCCAGTGCTTCTCGGCTACGACGATACGCACAGCCTCCTGATCGCGTGGTGCCAATCGAAACAGGCCTTCCGTCATTTCCGGACCGAACGTATCCTCAAAGTCGAGATTCTCGGTGAATCCATAGGCATATCCAGGAGCAAGCTGAGACAGCAATGGCAGCAGTGGCGCGATGGCGAAATGCGGAAATCTCGTGGGGTGCGGTGA
- a CDS encoding VOC family protein, with translation MKFASTRLIASDINSMVAFYELVTDCRADWLAPVFAEIVTSGASLAIGSAETVALFSEGSAEPKANRTAILEFMVWDVDAEFARLKDQVTVVHAPKDLPWGNRTAQFSDPEGTRVAIYTPVTDAARRRFAGR, from the coding sequence ATGAAATTCGCATCCACCCGCCTCATCGCCTCTGATATCAACAGCATGGTGGCTTTTTATGAGCTCGTGACGGACTGCCGCGCCGACTGGCTTGCGCCGGTCTTTGCCGAGATCGTCACATCAGGCGCGAGCCTCGCAATCGGCAGCGCGGAAACCGTGGCCCTGTTTAGCGAGGGCAGTGCGGAACCAAAGGCCAACCGGACGGCCATTCTCGAGTTCATGGTTTGGGATGTCGATGCGGAATTTGCGCGGCTCAAGGATCAGGTCACGGTCGTGCACGCACCCAAAGATTTGCCATGGGGCAATCGGACAGCGCAGTTTTCCGACCCCGAGGGGACACGAGTCGCCATCTATACGCCGGTAACCGACGCCGCCAGACGGCGTTTCGCCGGCCGTTGA
- a CDS encoding SDR family oxidoreductase: protein MSGESFSLLIIGGYGAFGGRLAQLLGEEPRLRLLIAGRSLEKADDFLADMRSPKGGAGRLGGNDLGARLQAVAFDRDGDLEEQLTRLRPDLVVDASGPFQTFRQDAYKVVQACIDLDIDYADLADSTGFVASIGELDAQAKAKGVFALSGLSSLPALSFAALEAMAPHFSRIESVAAGIAPSPHVKIGLNVVRAIASYAGKPVAVLREGRQAKGHGLIDEMRVTIAPPGAAPLASRIFLLVDAPDLALLPRRLNGLQSTFTGVGTEPQALQRLLSAAARLVRLRLLPSLLPFSRLVQAASHRFAIGDHRGGMFVRLGGLDRQGRKLNCGWHLVAEGDDGPFIPVIGVEALVRRLLEGRRPENGARPAAGELSLADFEAAFRRFSITSGIRLDREEEALPLYQRILGSAWERLPPALAAIHAGGARIATGRARIERGGGLLARLVARIFGFPPAAADVPVTVRFATDGDKEVWTRSFGNKSFQSWQAEGKARDRHLLVEVFGPFRVLLALVPEGDRLRLVVRGWRFFGIPLPLFLAPGGDTYEEERDGRFHFHVEIGGRLTGLVVRYTGWLRLEG, encoded by the coding sequence ATGAGCGGCGAAAGCTTTTCCCTGCTGATCATCGGCGGCTACGGCGCCTTCGGCGGCCGGCTGGCCCAGCTGCTCGGCGAGGAACCGCGCCTCAGGCTGCTGATCGCCGGGCGCTCGCTCGAAAAGGCCGACGATTTCCTGGCCGATATGAGATCGCCAAAGGGCGGCGCCGGGCGCCTGGGCGGCAACGATCTCGGGGCGCGGTTACAGGCGGTGGCCTTCGATCGGGACGGCGATCTCGAGGAGCAGCTGACGCGGCTCAGGCCCGATCTCGTCGTCGATGCCTCTGGGCCGTTCCAGACCTTCAGACAGGATGCCTATAAGGTGGTGCAGGCCTGCATCGATCTCGACATCGATTATGCCGACCTCGCCGACAGCACCGGCTTCGTCGCCTCCATTGGTGAGCTCGACGCGCAAGCCAAGGCAAAAGGCGTTTTCGCTCTTTCCGGGCTCAGCAGCCTGCCGGCGCTCTCCTTCGCAGCGCTGGAGGCGATGGCGCCGCATTTCTCCCGCATCGAAAGCGTGGCGGCCGGCATCGCCCCCTCGCCGCATGTCAAGATCGGGCTCAATGTCGTCAGAGCGATCGCAAGCTATGCCGGCAAGCCGGTGGCGGTGCTGCGCGAGGGGCGACAGGCCAAGGGGCACGGGCTGATCGACGAAATGCGGGTGACGATCGCACCGCCGGGTGCCGCGCCGCTCGCCAGCCGGATCTTCCTGCTGGTGGATGCGCCCGACCTTGCACTGCTGCCGCGCCGCCTTAACGGGCTGCAATCCACCTTCACCGGCGTCGGCACCGAGCCGCAGGCGCTGCAGCGGCTGCTTTCGGCCGCCGCCCGGCTGGTGCGCTTGCGGCTTTTGCCCTCGTTGCTGCCTTTTTCTCGGCTGGTGCAGGCCGCCAGCCATCGCTTCGCCATCGGCGATCATCGCGGCGGCATGTTCGTCCGCTTGGGCGGCCTCGATCGCCAGGGAAGAAAGCTCAACTGCGGCTGGCATCTGGTTGCCGAAGGCGATGACGGGCCGTTCATTCCGGTCATCGGGGTTGAAGCGCTGGTGCGCCGGCTGCTCGAAGGCAGGCGGCCGGAAAATGGTGCCCGGCCGGCGGCCGGGGAATTGTCGCTTGCGGATTTCGAGGCGGCCTTCCGGCGTTTTTCGATCACCTCGGGCATCCGGCTGGACCGTGAGGAAGAGGCCCTGCCGCTCTACCAGCGCATCCTCGGTAGCGCCTGGGAGCGGCTGCCGCCCGCCCTTGCCGCGATCCATGCCGGCGGCGCGCGCATCGCCACCGGCCGGGCGCGGATCGAGCGCGGCGGCGGGCTGCTTGCTCGGCTCGTCGCGCGCATCTTCGGCTTTCCCCCGGCCGCCGCGGATGTGCCGGTCACGGTGCGCTTTGCCACCGACGGCGACAAAGAGGTCTGGACGCGTAGCTTCGGGAACAAGAGCTTCCAGAGCTGGCAGGCCGAGGGCAAGGCCCGCGACCGGCACCTGCTCGTCGAGGTTTTCGGCCCCTTCCGGGTGTTGCTGGCTCTGGTGCCCGAGGGCGACAGGCTGCGGCTTGTCGTGCGCGGCTGGCGCTTTTTCGGCATTCCCCTGCCGCTGTTTTTAGCGCCCGGCGGCGATACTTATGAAGAGGAGCGCGATGGGCGCTTCCACTTCCACGTCGAGATCGGCGGACGGCTGACGGGGCTGGTGGTGCGCTATACGGGCTGGTTGAGGTTGGAAGGGTGA
- a CDS encoding thiol-disulfide oxidoreductase DCC family protein, with protein MSVGRNAAYSYRGDAAVPDFADDRPLIVFDGECVFCSGWVKFALKHDRRRRYRFLAAQTPLGEALYRHYGLDARDYETNILIDEGRAFFKSDGSIRMVAGLGFPYSLVNIFRLLPRRAADALYEFIARNRLKIAGRQSCMVPTPEQRSRFIA; from the coding sequence ATGAGCGTGGGGAGAAATGCCGCTTACAGCTATCGCGGCGATGCCGCCGTGCCCGATTTTGCCGATGACCGGCCGCTAATCGTCTTCGATGGCGAATGCGTCTTCTGCTCCGGCTGGGTGAAATTCGCGCTGAAGCACGACAGGCGGCGGCGATACCGGTTTCTGGCGGCGCAGACGCCGCTTGGGGAAGCGCTCTACCGGCATTACGGGCTCGATGCACGCGACTATGAGACCAATATCCTCATCGACGAGGGCCGCGCCTTCTTCAAGTCGGACGGGTCGATCCGCATGGTGGCGGGGCTCGGCTTTCCCTATTCGCTGGTGAACATCTTCCGGCTGCTGCCGCGGCGCGCCGCCGATGCGCTTTATGAATTCATCGCCCGCAACAGGCTGAAGATTGCCGGACGGCAGAGCTGCATGGTGCCGACGCCAGAGCAGCGCAGCCGCTTCATCGCATGA